A DNA window from Nitrospira sp. contains the following coding sequences:
- a CDS encoding DegT/DnrJ/EryC1/StrS aminotransferase family protein (MaGe:77308634), translating into MIGTAMIPHSRPSIGQQEIRAVTEVLQSGHLAQGAVVERFEQGMADYLGVAGGVAVNSGTMALEVALCVLGIGPGDEVILPSYVCAAPWQAVQRVGAQARLVDIEPETFQMSADAARAAITPKTRAIIVPHLFGLPADLTALAQLGVPLIEDCAQTLGALEQGQAVGSVGMLTVCSFYANKLLCAGEGGMVLSSDPALLERARVLREYDGATSLNPLASNLKMTDLQAAVGLAQLDRLPEFLERRVSLARQYRDALAETTAILPAVPAGRSHVYYRFVVRRSQRRPGLDELSACLERLERQGVQCRKPVFRSLHRYLGLDGFPASEAAEREALSLPLYPAMTDDEAAQVCLAMRDEWQRK; encoded by the coding sequence ATGATCGGCACGGCCATGATTCCCCATTCTCGCCCCTCCATCGGCCAGCAGGAGATCCGTGCGGTCACGGAGGTCTTGCAGTCCGGCCATCTCGCGCAAGGGGCGGTGGTCGAGCGGTTCGAGCAGGGCATGGCCGACTATCTCGGTGTGGCCGGCGGTGTGGCGGTCAATTCTGGAACGATGGCGCTGGAAGTCGCATTGTGCGTGTTGGGCATCGGCCCCGGCGATGAGGTGATTCTGCCCAGCTATGTGTGCGCGGCGCCCTGGCAGGCCGTGCAGCGTGTGGGCGCTCAGGCACGGTTGGTGGATATTGAGCCGGAGACATTTCAGATGAGTGCCGATGCCGCGCGGGCGGCGATCACGCCCAAGACTCGCGCGATCATTGTGCCGCATCTGTTCGGATTGCCGGCCGATTTGACCGCGCTCGCGCAATTGGGCGTGCCGCTGATTGAAGATTGCGCGCAGACCTTGGGGGCTCTGGAGCAGGGGCAGGCGGTCGGCTCGGTGGGTATGCTGACGGTCTGTTCGTTTTATGCCAATAAGTTGTTGTGCGCTGGCGAAGGCGGCATGGTGCTGTCGAGCGATCCGGCGTTGCTTGAGCGGGCTCGGGTCTTGCGTGAGTATGATGGCGCGACTTCGCTGAATCCGCTGGCGAGTAATCTCAAGATGACGGATTTGCAAGCGGCTGTTGGCCTGGCCCAATTGGACCGGCTTCCGGAATTCTTAGAACGACGTGTGAGCCTGGCTCGACAGTATCGCGATGCGCTGGCCGAGACGACTGCGATCTTGCCGGCTGTGCCGGCTGGACGGTCGCATGTCTATTATCGGTTTGTTGTGCGGCGCTCACAGAGGCGGCCGGGTTTAGATGAACTGAGTGCGTGTCTGGAGCGATTGGAGCGGCAGGGGGTGCAATGCCGGAAGCCGGTGTTTCGATCGCTGCATCGGTATCTCGGCCTCGATGGATTTCCCGCCAGCGAGGCGGCGGAACGCGAGGCGCTCTCGCTTCCGCTCTATCCGGCAATGACCGACGACGAAGCCGCTCAGGTATGTCTGGCAATGAGGGACGAATGGCAACGCAAGTAA
- a CDS encoding LmbE family protein (MaGe:77308635) gives MTFDGTEAMRILAIGAHPDDIEAGCGGALVKYAQNGHRVFLMVMTEGEQGGAGELRRFEQDQAAKQLRAERIFWGGYQDTAVPMGRELIQSIEAVVKEVDPHFIFVHYHDDTHQDHRHLAMAAVSATRYTKNVLFYEGPTTQNFAPTVFVDIDQVLEEKIAAIEAHASQVRKTNIEALSIVDVIRSSAHFRGIQGRVKNAEGFLPLRLFINIGA, from the coding sequence ATGACATTCGACGGGACAGAGGCGATGCGGATTCTCGCGATTGGCGCCCATCCGGACGACATCGAGGCCGGGTGCGGCGGCGCGCTGGTGAAATATGCCCAGAACGGCCATCGGGTGTTTCTGATGGTGATGACGGAAGGCGAGCAGGGCGGCGCCGGGGAGCTTCGAAGGTTCGAGCAGGACCAGGCGGCCAAGCAGCTTCGTGCCGAGCGGATTTTTTGGGGCGGCTATCAGGATACGGCGGTGCCGATGGGGCGGGAGCTGATCCAGTCCATCGAGGCGGTCGTCAAGGAAGTCGATCCGCATTTCATCTTTGTGCATTATCACGACGACACGCATCAGGATCACCGTCATCTGGCCATGGCGGCGGTGTCGGCGACACGCTACACGAAGAACGTGCTGTTCTACGAAGGCCCCACGACGCAAAACTTCGCGCCGACGGTGTTTGTCGACATCGATCAGGTGCTCGAAGAAAAGATTGCGGCTATCGAGGCCCATGCGTCGCAGGTCAGGAAGACGAATATCGAAGCGCTGAGCATTGTGGATGTGATTCGGTCGTCGGCGCATTTTCGCGGCATTCAGGGCCGGGTGAAAAACGCAGAAGGGTTTCTTCCGTTGCGATTGTTTATTAACATCGGAGCATGA
- a CDS encoding hypothetical protein (Evidence 4 : Unknown function but conserved in other organisms; MaGe:77308636) yields MRVTIHQPQFLPWLGYLDKIDRADVFVVLDTVQFKKNEWQNRNRIRTAEGWQWLTVPVLHRFGQLVQEVAINPAAAWREPHLRALEMHYARAPFRDRYLPELREIYAQPWSKLSDLNLAVIRWLLQAYGIATPLRCASELTAREEPTDRLIDLCRAVGATQYLAGPGAEGYMDQPRFEASGVELEMQEFHHPVYWQAYEPFEPNLSAIDLLFCQGPEALSQLRGNRVGNDRATVSSR; encoded by the coding sequence ATGCGGGTGACGATTCATCAACCGCAGTTTCTGCCCTGGCTGGGCTATCTCGACAAGATCGACCGCGCCGATGTGTTTGTCGTCTTGGACACGGTGCAGTTCAAGAAGAACGAATGGCAGAACCGCAATCGCATCCGAACGGCGGAGGGGTGGCAATGGCTGACGGTGCCGGTGCTGCATCGCTTCGGTCAGCTTGTGCAGGAGGTGGCGATCAATCCAGCGGCGGCCTGGCGGGAGCCGCATCTGCGGGCGCTGGAGATGCACTATGCGCGGGCGCCCTTCCGCGACCGGTATCTGCCGGAGTTGCGGGAGATCTACGCGCAACCCTGGTCGAAGCTATCCGATCTGAATCTGGCGGTGATCCGGTGGTTACTACAGGCCTATGGCATCGCGACGCCCCTGCGCTGCGCCTCCGAGCTGACGGCGCGCGAAGAGCCGACGGATCGTCTGATCGATCTCTGCAGGGCCGTCGGCGCGACACAGTATCTCGCGGGGCCCGGCGCGGAGGGCTATATGGATCAGCCGCGGTTCGAGGCCTCCGGCGTGGAATTGGAGATGCAGGAATTTCACCATCCGGTCTACTGGCAGGCGTATGAGCCATTCGAGCCGAATTTATCGGCCATCGATTTGTTGTTCTGCCAGGGGCCAGAGGCATTGAGTCAGTTGCGTGGCAACCGGGTCGGAAACGATCGGGCCACGGTGTCGTCGCGATGA
- a CDS encoding POLIIIAc domain-containing protein (MaGe:77308637), producing the protein MRNSVWRIAVNGTAWASLVLSGLVCSPPVSAAEGRVPLRVAIHVHSTASTGTLSLEALAARAEQQGLDAIVLSDNFSLEYEYGLQPLPGLLKKTVSFPSVLSYGVERYLDEIHSVQARHPQLVIVPGVEVAPYYYWTGSLWRGDLTMHDAQRNLLVLGLTKPEDYRALPARGNPASFTVDGASLVNVALLLLVIPALFLWMSRRQIVAGRREPVRIARRIGAALCLVLAVATLVNAWPLGTPPFSSYESQLGYRPYQALLDAARQRGAVTVWSMTEARDLQSHAFGPLGAVTVRTDAHPEALALTSGYAGFGGLYQDTRTIQTAGGLWDRTIQAHRNTEPHAVPAMVGEIAFHGLADNRKDLDRVVTTVFAKERSAVGVLEAIASGHAYATAEGDHGVMLTLDEFTVGCDCDQVVAGIGERLIVPSGSHAVATVRISARDGQAHPITLRLIRSGGIVGAMKAETPVQYQVADAQVVPEDGAYYRVEVIGQSGELLTNPIYVDVPAKERG; encoded by the coding sequence ATGCGTAATTCCGTATGGCGCATCGCGGTGAATGGTACAGCCTGGGCGAGTCTTGTGCTGTCCGGACTGGTCTGTTCGCCGCCGGTGTCGGCCGCGGAAGGACGTGTGCCGCTCCGTGTCGCGATCCATGTCCACAGCACGGCCAGCACCGGCACCTTGAGCTTGGAGGCGCTGGCGGCACGAGCGGAGCAGCAGGGATTGGATGCCATCGTGCTCTCCGATAATTTCTCGCTGGAATATGAGTACGGCCTTCAGCCGCTTCCTGGCCTGTTGAAAAAGACCGTCAGTTTTCCCTCGGTCCTCTCTTATGGGGTTGAACGCTATCTCGATGAGATCCACTCGGTGCAGGCGCGCCATCCGCAACTAGTGATCGTGCCTGGAGTCGAGGTCGCGCCCTATTACTACTGGACCGGCTCATTATGGCGCGGCGATCTAACGATGCACGACGCCCAGCGTAATCTGCTGGTGTTGGGCCTGACAAAGCCGGAGGATTATCGCGCGCTACCCGCTCGCGGAAACCCGGCCTCCTTCACGGTCGATGGGGCCAGCTTGGTGAATGTTGCGCTGCTGCTCCTGGTCATTCCGGCGCTATTCCTCTGGATGTCCCGCCGTCAGATAGTCGCGGGGCGGCGTGAACCAGTCCGTATCGCGCGCCGGATTGGCGCCGCGTTGTGCCTTGTGCTGGCCGTGGCGACGCTGGTGAATGCCTGGCCGCTTGGGACACCCCCGTTCAGTTCATACGAGTCGCAGCTGGGCTATCGACCCTATCAAGCGCTCCTGGATGCCGCGAGGCAACGCGGCGCGGTGACGGTGTGGTCGATGACGGAAGCGCGGGATCTGCAATCGCATGCCTTCGGCCCCTTGGGAGCGGTGACTGTGCGGACCGATGCCCATCCCGAAGCGCTCGCATTGACCAGCGGGTATGCCGGATTCGGCGGCCTCTATCAGGATACGAGGACCATCCAAACCGCCGGTGGCCTATGGGATCGGACGATTCAGGCGCATCGCAATACGGAGCCGCATGCGGTGCCGGCGATGGTCGGCGAGATTGCGTTTCACGGGCTGGCCGATAATAGGAAAGATCTCGACCGGGTGGTGACAACGGTGTTTGCGAAGGAGCGGTCGGCGGTTGGTGTACTGGAGGCTATCGCATCGGGGCATGCCTATGCGACAGCCGAAGGGGACCATGGCGTGATGCTGACATTGGATGAGTTCACCGTGGGATGCGACTGCGATCAAGTTGTGGCCGGTATCGGAGAGCGCCTGATTGTGCCGTCTGGCTCGCACGCGGTTGCCACAGTTCGGATCTCTGCGCGCGACGGGCAGGCCCATCCGATCACGTTGCGTCTGATTCGGTCGGGGGGGATCGTCGGCGCGATGAAAGCCGAGACGCCGGTGCAGTACCAAGTGGCGGATGCGCAGGTGGTACCGGAAGACGGCGCGTATTATCGGGTAGAAGTCATTGGGCAGAGCGGCGAATTATTGACCAATCCCATTTACGTGGATGTTCCGGCGAAGGAGCGTGGCTAG
- a CDS encoding Glycosyltransferase family 4 protein (MaGe:77308638), whose protein sequence is MAPRTVVHIITRLDHGGSAENTMLTVLGHDRTQYEPVVIAGHPGSWDAQGGMAATDAQCRRLDKEQIAYRLVPSLVRPISPWQDARALVALVGMLRALRPALVHTHTSKAGVLGRIAAWFAGVPVVVHTPHGHVFYGHFSRWKSRVFVQIERILCHVTTALVALTAAERDDHLERGVGRADRFAVIPSGIDVERYRRARVHGRQIPLEFECPADATIVGSIGWLTDIKGHRVLVEAAGLLKDEFPRLHVVIVGSGGQRDALLAQADSLGLQGRVHLIGHRDDVERCLAGMDYFVFPSLNEGMGRALIEAMAAGLPVVASWVGGIPAIVRHDENGLLVPAGDGRALSEALRRILTDSQLAERLGRNASRTIGNEFGVKAMVEAVESLYRRVSHA, encoded by the coding sequence ATGGCACCTCGCACGGTAGTTCACATTATTACGAGACTCGATCACGGAGGGTCGGCGGAAAACACGATGCTGACGGTATTGGGGCATGACCGGACGCAGTACGAGCCGGTGGTGATTGCCGGCCATCCCGGATCGTGGGATGCGCAGGGCGGCATGGCGGCGACGGACGCGCAGTGCCGCCGCTTGGACAAGGAACAGATTGCGTACCGGCTGGTGCCGTCGCTCGTGCGGCCGATCAGTCCGTGGCAGGATGCGCGCGCGCTGGTGGCATTGGTCGGTATGTTGCGCGCGCTGCGTCCGGCGCTTGTGCATACGCATACGTCGAAAGCCGGCGTGTTGGGGCGTATCGCAGCCTGGTTCGCGGGTGTTCCAGTCGTCGTGCATACGCCGCATGGGCATGTATTTTACGGACACTTCAGTCGCTGGAAATCACGGGTATTTGTGCAGATTGAACGCATCCTGTGCCATGTGACCACGGCGCTGGTGGCGCTGACCGCTGCGGAGCGGGACGATCATCTTGAGCGTGGCGTCGGCCGTGCCGACCGGTTTGCCGTCATTCCCAGCGGGATCGATGTGGAGCGGTATCGGCGTGCGCGAGTCCATGGCAGACAGATTCCCCTGGAATTCGAGTGTCCCGCCGATGCGACCATTGTGGGGTCGATCGGATGGTTGACGGATATTAAAGGCCATCGAGTGCTGGTCGAAGCAGCGGGGCTTCTCAAAGACGAGTTCCCTCGCCTGCATGTCGTGATTGTGGGCAGCGGCGGGCAGCGCGATGCCTTGCTGGCCCAGGCCGATTCGCTGGGCCTTCAGGGCCGAGTCCATCTGATCGGCCATCGGGACGATGTTGAGCGGTGCCTGGCCGGCATGGACTATTTCGTGTTTCCCTCACTGAATGAGGGAATGGGCCGCGCCTTGATCGAAGCGATGGCGGCGGGTCTGCCGGTCGTGGCCAGCTGGGTCGGCGGAATTCCCGCCATCGTGCGGCATGACGAAAATGGATTGCTGGTGCCAGCAGGGGATGGCCGGGCGCTGAGCGAGGCGCTGCGCCGGATCCTCACCGATTCTCAGTTGGCCGAGAGGCTCGGTCGGAACGCCTCTCGCACAATTGGAAATGAGTTCGGAGTGAAAGCGATGGTTGAAGCAGTTGAATCGCTATATCGAAGAGTGTCGCATGCGTAA
- a CDS encoding Putative Group 1 glycosyl transferase (Evidence 3 : Putative function from multiple computational evidences; MaGe:77308639), whose translation MRVLLLAEVSAERVIGGAERVLRQQALGLVAAGHQVDVLTRAAGEEASVEATIGGANEWRFPVSKVNEWRFVQSTVQGALRLFDRLTHKTSYDLAIIHQALTGLGPLYLRRNAAAEWIYVCHSLAHEEYLSRTAPAVSWLPELRRWINAWARRGIEWLAMRRCHRIVVLSEFMRQRVLAVHGLAPERIVLIPGAADLSLFRPHGNRRDARRALRLPEQRTILFTVRNLVPRMGLEMLVDALSEMDRAGERCLLVIGGEGPLRTRLEAMIRQRQLEQAVRLAGFIPEERLAAYYQAADLVLMPTAQLEGFGLVTVEALACGTPVVGTPVGAIPEVLNQIDPILVASGADSRSFADALGRVLTRIEEPVERERLSKKGRSLVERRYNWVRHCADLIQLSAKKLPDRKAA comes from the coding sequence GTGAGAGTGTTGCTCTTAGCCGAAGTTTCGGCTGAACGGGTGATCGGCGGCGCGGAGCGGGTCTTGCGGCAGCAGGCGCTTGGCCTCGTTGCGGCGGGGCATCAGGTGGATGTGCTGACCAGGGCGGCGGGCGAGGAGGCTTCTGTGGAGGCTACCATCGGCGGCGCGAACGAGTGGCGGTTTCCGGTGTCGAAGGTAAATGAGTGGAGGTTTGTGCAATCGACCGTGCAGGGAGCGCTGCGATTGTTCGACCGATTGACCCACAAGACCTCCTATGACCTGGCGATTATTCATCAAGCGCTCACCGGTTTGGGTCCGCTGTATCTTCGGCGGAATGCGGCAGCCGAGTGGATCTATGTCTGCCATTCTCTGGCGCATGAAGAGTATCTCAGCCGAACGGCGCCGGCGGTGTCCTGGTTGCCGGAACTGCGTCGGTGGATCAATGCCTGGGCGCGCCGGGGAATTGAGTGGCTGGCGATGAGGCGTTGCCATCGTATTGTCGTCTTAAGCGAGTTCATGCGGCAGCGGGTGCTGGCAGTGCATGGCCTTGCACCCGAGCGGATTGTCCTGATACCGGGAGCGGCGGACCTGAGTCTGTTTCGTCCGCATGGCAATCGCCGGGACGCGCGGCGTGCGCTGAGGTTGCCGGAGCAGCGGACGATTCTGTTTACCGTCCGTAATCTGGTCCCGCGAATGGGGTTGGAGATGCTGGTGGATGCCCTGTCGGAAATGGACCGGGCCGGTGAACGCTGCCTGCTGGTCATCGGAGGCGAAGGGCCGTTGCGGACCAGGCTGGAAGCGATGATTCGGCAGCGGCAACTGGAGCAGGCCGTTCGATTGGCGGGATTCATTCCCGAGGAACGGCTGGCGGCCTACTACCAGGCGGCTGATCTGGTGTTGATGCCGACCGCGCAACTTGAAGGGTTTGGGCTTGTGACGGTGGAGGCGCTGGCCTGCGGCACGCCCGTTGTCGGCACACCGGTGGGCGCGATTCCGGAAGTGTTGAATCAGATCGATCCCATTTTGGTTGCGAGCGGGGCGGATAGCCGCTCGTTTGCCGATGCGCTGGGACGAGTCCTCACGCGCATTGAGGAACCGGTGGAGCGGGAGCGCTTGTCGAAAAAAGGGCGCAGTCTGGTCGAGCGCCGGTATAACTGGGTGCGGCATTGCGCGGATTTGATCCAGCTCTCTGCGAAGAAGCTGCCGGATCGGAAGGCAGCCTAG
- a CDS encoding Asparagine synthetase (glutamine-hydrolyzing) (MaGe:77308640), giving the protein MCGICGIVGTVGPREEARVSRMLRRLVHRGPDEQGLHRESGVALGARRLRVIDPLGGRQPAQNEDGSVWAALNGEIYNYRALRQELMDLGHRFASRCDTEVLVHLYEQEGIEGLSRLRGMFAFAIWDRDRQEALLVRDRLGIKPLYYAIRPGTGASGTEVVFSSELPSLLEALPDARIRPQAIADYLTALYVPGPDTLYEGVYQLRPGEALRVGQGRIEVIRYYRVEDSLPSTLWSTAEEAKEQFVEVFRDTVHTHLVSDVPVGLFLSGGMDSAAVLAMMQERGPVKTFTIGYEHPEDQSYNELAQARFLATHFGTDHTEAILQPDIRTLLPRVVEGMGEPFADSSAIPTYLLSEVARRSVMVALSGIGGDELFGGYPRYLGLRLASSYQALPRAMRAWLAASVSEVCRERGTGRDHLGRVKRFVEHGHRSLAEQYRRWTTFIPAEWEGGIWSEAMKAALPHGYFPGKPSTLFEQWPSGNPMDRAMGLDLQTYLPDDLLRMGDRMSMAHSLELRVPFCDHLLLACALRISPSLRLTGWQLKGFMRSALRGLVPAAILDGPKQGFMIPLARWLREDLREMAQDLLSDAAIRRRGYVTPQYVRWLMEEHRSGRRNCADQLYALMVLELWHERASHPVVEPAVAMEAL; this is encoded by the coding sequence ATGTGTGGAATCTGCGGCATCGTCGGTACGGTCGGACCGCGTGAAGAGGCGCGGGTCTCCCGCATGCTCCGCCGCCTGGTCCATCGGGGGCCGGACGAACAGGGGCTCCATCGGGAGAGCGGCGTCGCGCTCGGGGCTCGCCGTTTGCGCGTGATCGATCCGCTCGGGGGCCGGCAGCCGGCGCAGAACGAAGATGGGTCGGTCTGGGCGGCGCTGAACGGGGAAATTTATAACTATCGCGCGTTGCGCCAGGAATTGATGGACCTCGGCCACCGGTTTGCGTCGCGTTGCGACACCGAAGTGCTGGTGCATCTCTATGAGCAGGAGGGGATCGAAGGCCTCTCGCGCCTCAGGGGCATGTTTGCCTTCGCGATTTGGGATCGGGACCGGCAGGAAGCGCTGTTGGTCCGCGACCGGTTGGGAATCAAGCCGCTCTACTACGCGATTCGTCCTGGAACGGGAGCGTCTGGGACTGAGGTTGTCTTTTCATCCGAGTTACCGTCCTTGCTGGAAGCGCTACCCGATGCGCGTATTCGTCCGCAAGCCATTGCCGACTATCTGACCGCTCTGTATGTTCCGGGACCCGATACGCTCTACGAGGGCGTCTACCAACTCAGGCCTGGCGAAGCCCTGCGAGTTGGACAGGGGCGCATCGAGGTCATTCGGTACTATCGAGTCGAAGACAGTTTGCCGTCAACGCTGTGGAGTACGGCTGAAGAGGCGAAGGAACAATTTGTCGAGGTCTTTCGCGACACGGTGCATACGCATCTGGTAAGCGATGTGCCGGTGGGATTGTTTCTGTCCGGAGGGATGGATTCCGCCGCTGTGCTGGCAATGATGCAGGAACGGGGGCCGGTAAAGACCTTTACCATCGGCTATGAACATCCCGAGGATCAGTCCTACAATGAGCTGGCCCAGGCCCGCTTCTTGGCCACGCATTTCGGAACCGATCATACCGAAGCCATCTTACAACCCGATATCCGCACGCTTCTCCCGCGGGTCGTCGAGGGCATGGGCGAGCCCTTTGCCGACTCATCGGCGATCCCAACCTATCTTCTGTCGGAGGTAGCGCGCCGGTCTGTCATGGTGGCGTTGTCCGGTATCGGCGGCGATGAACTCTTCGGCGGCTATCCCCGGTATCTCGGGCTCCGGCTGGCGTCTTCCTATCAAGCGTTGCCTCGCGCGATGCGCGCATGGCTGGCTGCCTCCGTCTCAGAGGTCTGTCGCGAGCGTGGAACGGGACGCGATCATCTTGGACGGGTGAAGCGATTTGTGGAGCATGGCCATCGGTCGCTGGCCGAGCAATATCGCCGCTGGACGACGTTCATTCCGGCTGAGTGGGAAGGCGGCATCTGGAGCGAGGCTATGAAAGCGGCGTTGCCTCACGGGTATTTCCCAGGCAAGCCTTCGACGTTGTTCGAGCAATGGCCGTCGGGCAACCCGATGGATCGCGCGATGGGCCTCGATCTTCAAACGTATCTTCCTGACGATCTGCTGCGCATGGGCGACCGGATGAGCATGGCCCATTCATTGGAACTGCGCGTGCCGTTTTGCGATCACCTGCTGCTGGCTTGCGCGTTGAGAATTTCTCCATCGCTCCGGCTGACAGGCTGGCAGCTCAAAGGTTTCATGCGGTCCGCGCTGCGCGGGTTGGTGCCGGCCGCCATTCTCGACGGTCCGAAGCAGGGGTTCATGATTCCGCTGGCCCGCTGGCTGCGCGAGGATCTGCGTGAAATGGCGCAGGATCTGTTGTCGGATGCTGCCATCCGCCGCCGTGGGTATGTGACGCCTCAGTACGTGCGGTGGCTGATGGAAGAACATCGGAGCGGAAGAAGAAATTGCGCGGACCAGCTCTATGCCTTGATGGTGCTGGAGTTGTGGCATGAGCGGGCGTCGCATCCTGTCGTTGAACCGGCCGTGGCTATGGAGGCGTTGTGA